A part of Drosophila bipectinata strain 14024-0381.07 chromosome 3L, DbipHiC1v2, whole genome shotgun sequence genomic DNA contains:
- the LOC108127744 gene encoding large proline-rich protein BAG6 isoform X5, translated as MIINLKVKTLDARTHEFSIDNEITIRQFKDQIAEKTSIAAENQRIIYQGRVLADEKQVKEYDVDGKVLHVAERPPFSQRGANSRNNDEPMRTFRNRPQAGMRTSPYFRALDGMLVGTMAIPVNNGPVATTRNPPNRYPNSSSFCINRITVAMHMIDCAANIAAYLENPAVGLNNQSLDILQRGRWSMESTVVEVGVSSTDLPRNNNIIDMVQDAVTAALSRTGARNYTVVQLPTVYTNESGETTQQRAGEAANDAAPSGSANEAGGETTAATVIIEDVIETDDEAADGSSDRSTTPTVEVDVDVAVGGQPAAGATAATFTPAVAAAASSTTGNGGEAGAAPAAGEGTVNAGPRRRTRPQVLAQVIQHFRNTQTRLSPFVDRYYDILQNDPTFEESDTTGRENAQRIFDRVSEAFHYLSHAQHAISDLMLDLSQPGPRVLTCRPILVEQSGYIRSNNIFAPNFLAPPPGLLNEVAFRAGAAANAATTNRAAAPNAAATSNATTTPQANNLQTATEASRSAVAMAEIASRAAGAAAEMAAGAASAAAAAAAAGLAGMATDRVEDPVDEPMVVPNAANQGQQPRPNEMDHDHDQSADQIPDQTNDQEPRAAPPRLRVYVPVTLPPPNPQLEMARLIQAVVNRATNNETNDVHVEFNSPNIMSINLPVHVMTAAVRPPSAAAAAATPTSAAPEEASADNSSPAGNGEAGAASTSSGTRSGEQRANTLPTTSTQTRSTSRPQIQIGGNNNWGSRIAPTHTAFDRFLPCNSHHIREPEPQNNNNASGSSNNNRSTAAAPAVGTAVVLPTSTVGARPAPAGSAPVAPEGVTPAASATASAPAPAPATIPAAAPSQAAPSTPIISAPAPAQPAADSSDLRAQLCSFLNDRLFAGVPINEQTIPAALDRALEWFGDSLIYLAQYERPKYIARDSVCNVLRYSFRRIIELCSEAPGTSSDAQFKDRLKNTLLTFRMTLFSVLIFCLGYANAELYWRQLMRLLSTPLRSNFRDEALQFLCIYIDPRNPDDLNPELINSMSAMQFLVLRTPEGPPASAETEQQQQPQHQALDTDVEMTEVPATSSSSTPGVAADPLPAVIVGSEPWHMSFPNEWLPVITRDLQTQTENDRPQQPYSDAYISGMSAKRRKIIQSDKPTATVECLIASGVQRAIQSAGLGANGSSSSSINTDSVIGTIAHDAAIQASYTDAVRNSVRERIKQDVDYKPSKYPQITKFAEQK; from the exons ATGATAATAAACCTCAAAGTTAAGACCCTAGATGCGCGCACCCACGAATTCAGCATCGACAATGAG ATCACGATACGTCAGTTCAAGGACCAAATAGCCGAAAAGACCAGCATTGCTGCCGAAAACCAGAGAATCATCTACCAGGGAAGGGTCCTAGCTGACGAGAAGCAAGTGAAGGAATATG ATGTGGACGGCAAGGTGCTCCATGTGGCCGAGCGCCCACCATTTTCTCAGCGTGGAGCCAACTCCCGGAATAACGATGAGCCCATGCGCACTTTCCGCAACCGGCCGCAGGCTGGAATGCGGACTTCGCCGTACTTCCGGGCTCTGGACGGAATGCTTGTTGGCACAATGGCTATACCCGTGAATAATGGTCCTGTTGCAACA ACACGCAATCCCCCCAATCGCTATCCCAACTCGTCGTCCTTCTGCATCAACCGCATCACCGTGGCCATGCACATGATCGATTGTGCCGCCAACATAGCCGCCTATCTGGAAAACCCCGCCGTGGGCCTGAACAACCAATCTCTGGATATCCTGCAGCGTGGTCGCTGGTCCATGGAATCCACTGTAGTCGAAGTGGGTGTCTCCTCCACGGATCTCCcacgcaacaacaacattattGACATGGTCCAGGATGCCGTGACAGCGGCCCTTTCGCGTACTGGAGCTCGAAACTACACCGTGGTTCAATTACCCACAGTTTACACCAACGAGAGCGGTGAAACTACCCAGCAACGTGCCGGCGAAGCGGCCAACGATGCAGCACCTTCCGGATCGGCTAACGAAGCCGGTGGCGAGACTACAGCCGCCACTGTCATCATAGAGGATGTGATTGAAACCGATGACGAGGCTGCCGATGGATCTTCAGACCGTTCGACAACTCCCACAGTAGAGGTGGATGTTGATGTAGCTGTTGGTGGTCAACCTGCTGCTGGTGCTACTGCTGCAACTTTCacccctgctgttgctgctgccgccagCTCAACCACAGGAAACGGCGGGGAGGCTGGAGCCGCTCCAGCTGCCGGAGAAGGCACTGTGAATGCAGGACCCAGGCGTCGCACTCGGCCTCAAGTATTGGCCCAAGTCATTCAGCACTTCCGTAACACCCAGACGCGTCTATCGCCATTTGTGGATCGCTACTATGATATCCTTCAGAATGATCCGACCTTCGAGGAAAGT GACACCACGGGGCGCGAGAATGCCCAGCGCATATTTGACCGGGTCTCAGAGGCCTTCCACTACCTCTCCCATGCCCAGCATGCGATTTCTGACCTGATGCTGGACCTTTCACAGCCAGGACCGCGGGTGCTCACCTGCCGACCGATTCTTGTCGAGCAAAGCGGCTACATACGCTCCAACAACATCTTTGCTCCCAACTTTTTGGCTCCACCACCGGGCCTCCTCAACGAGGTGGCCTTCAGGGCTGGGGCAGCAGCCAATGCTGCTACTACCAACAGAGCAGCCGCCCCGAACGCTGCAGCCACTTCGAATGCAACTACCACGCCGCAGGCCAACAATCTGCAGACTGCCACCGAAGCTAGTCGCAGCGCAGTGGCCATGGCTGAGATTGCCAGTCGGGCTGCTGGAGCCGCTGCTGAAATGGCGGCCGGAGCTGCCAGTGccgcggctgctgctgccgctgcagGTCTAGCCGGTATGGCTACCGACCGTGTAGAGGATCCCGTTGATGAGCCCATGGTGGTACCAAATGCAGCTAACCAAGGACAGCAGCCACGACCGAACGAAATGG ATCACGATCACGATCAAAGTGCTGATCAGATTCCTGATCAGACCAACGATCAAGAGCCCAGAGCAGCTCCTCCCAGGCTGCGTGTTTATGTGCCAGTGACCCTGCCACCGCCCA ATCCTCAGCTGGAGATGGCGCGACTCATCCAGGCAGTGGTCAACAGGGCCACCAACAACGAGACGAACGACGTGCATGTGGAGTTCAACTCGCCCAACATTATGTCCATTAACTTGCCCGTACACGTGATGACCGCCGCCGTGCGTCCGCCCTCTGCAGCGGCGGCTGCTGCTACTCCCACATCTGCTGCACCGGAAGAGGCCTCTGCAGACAATTCCTCACCAGCTGGGAACGGAGAAGCCGGTGCAGCCTCCACATCAAGCGGCACACGCAGCGGAGAACAGCGCGCCAATACTTTACCGACTACGTCCACCCAAACACGGTCCACTTCGCGGCCCCAGATTCAGATTggcggcaacaacaattggGGCAGCCGCATCGCACCCACGCACACGGCCTTCGATCGCTTCCTACCCTGCAACAGTCATCATATTCGGGAGCCGGAACCACAGAATAACAACAACGCATCGGGCAGCTCTAACAACAATCGCAGCACCGCCGCCGCCCCCGCTGTGGGAACCGCCGTCGTGCTGCCGACATCCACAGTTGGTGCACGTCCTG CTCCGGCAGGCAGCGCCCCAGTCGCCCCAGAAGGAGTGACCCCAGCGGCGTCGGCTACGGCCTCGGCCCCAGCCCCAGCTCCAGCCACCATCCCAGCAGCTGCTCCATCCCAGGCGGCTCCTTCAACGCCCATTATCAGTGCGCCCGCTCCCGCCCAACCCGCCGCGGATTCGAGCGACCTGCGCGCCCAGTTGTGCAGCTTCCTCAACGACAGACTGTTCGCCGGGGTGCCCATCAACGAGCAGACCATCCCCGCGGCTCTCGATCGCGCCCTGGAGTGGTTCGGCGACAGCCTAATCTACCTGGCGCAGTACGAGCGGCCAAAATACATCGCTAGGGACTCGGTGTGCAACGTTCTACGGTACAGCTTTCGACGAATTATTGAGCTCTGCAGTGAAGCTCCGGGCACCAGTTCGGACGCACAGTTCAAGGACAGGCTCAAAAATACTCTTCTCACGTTCCGCATGACCCTCTTTAGCGTCCTCATATTTTGCCTGGGCTATGCCAATGCCGAGCTCTACTGGCGCCAGTTGATGCGCCTCCTGTCCACCCCACTGCGGTCCA ATTTCCGCGACGAAGCCCTTCAGTTCTTGTGCATCTACATTGATCCGAGAAATCCAGATGACTTAAATCCTGAGCTGATAAACAGCATGAGTGCAATGCAGTTTCTTGTCCTCCGCACGCCTGAAGGCCCACCAGCTTCGGCAGAGACAGAA cagcaacagcagccgcagcatCAAGCACTGGACACCGACGTGGAAATGACTGAAGTGCCTGCCACCAGTAGCAGTAGCACACCAGGAGTAGCGGCAGACCCCCTGCCCGCCGTGATTGTGGGCTCAGAACCTTGGCACATGAGTTTCCCTAACGAATGGTTGCCTGTGATAACGCGTGACTTGCAGACACAGACTGAG AACGATCGCCCCCAGCAGCCTTACTCCGATGCCTATATATCAGGGATGTCGGCCAAGCGCCGCAAGATTATCCAGTCGGATAAGCCGACAGCCACTGTAGAATGTTTGATTGCTAGTGGCGTCCAGCGGGCCATTCAGAGCGCCGGCTTGGGAGCTAATGGAAGCAGCAGTTCCTCTATCAATACAGACTCCGTGATCGGTACCATTGCCCACGATGCCGCCATTCAGGCCTCGTACACGGATGCGGTGCGCAACAGTGTCCGGGAGCGGATCAAGCAGGACGTTGACTACAAGCCCAGCAAGTACCCGCAGATAACCAAGTTCGCCGAGCAGAAGTAG
- the LOC108127744 gene encoding large proline-rich protein BAG6 isoform X6 has translation MIINLKVKTLDARTHEFSIDNEITIRQFKDQIAEKTSIAAENQRIIYQGRVLADEKQVKEYDVDGKVLHVAERPPFSQRGANSRNNDEPMRTFRNRPQAGMRTSPYFRALDGMLVGTMAIPVNNGPVATTRNPPNRYPNSSSFCINRITVAMHMIDCAANIAAYLENPAVGLNNQSLDILQRGRWSMESTVVEVGVSSTDLPRNNNIIDMVQDAVTAALSRTGARNYTVVQLPTVYTNESGETTQQRAGEAANDAAPSGSANEAGGETTAATVIIEDVIETDDEAADGSSDRSTTPTVEVDVDVAVGGQPAAGATAATFTPAVAAAASSTTGNGGEAGAAPAAGEGTVNAGPRRRTRPQVLAQVIQHFRNTQTRLSPFVDRYYDILQNDPTFEESDTTGRENAQRIFDRVSEAFHYLSHAQHAISDLMLDLSQPGPRVLTCRPILVEQSGYIRSNNIFAPNFLAPPPGLLNEVAFRAGAAANAATTNRAAAPNAAATSNATTTPQANNLQTATEASRSAVAMAEIASRAAGAAAEMAAGAASAAAAAAAAGLAGMATDRVEDPVDEPMVVPNAANQGQQPRPNEMDHDHDQSADQIPDQTNDQEPRAAPPRLRVYVPVTLPPPNPQLEMARLIQAVVNRATNNETNDVHVEFNSPNIMSINLPVHVMTAAVRPPSAAAAAATPTSAAPEEASADNSSPAGNGEAGAASTSSGTRSGEQRANTLPTTSTQTRSTSRPQIQIGGNNNWGSRIAPTHTAFDRFLPCNSHHIREPEPQNNNNASGSSNNNRSTAAAPAVGTAVVLPTSTVGARPAPAGSAPVAPEGVTPAASATASAPAPAPATIPAAAPSQAAPSTPIISAPAPAQPAADSSDLRAQLCSFLNDRLFAGVPINEQTIPAALDRALEWFGDSLIYLAQYERPKYIARDSVCNVLRYSFRRIIELCSEAPGTSSDAQFKDRLKNTLLTFRMTLFSVLIFCLGYANAELYWRQLMRLLSTPLRSNFRDEALQFLCIYIDPRNPDDLNPELINSMSAMQFLVLRTPEGPPASAETEQQQPQHQALDTDVEMTEVPATSSSSTPGVAADPLPAVIVGSEPWHMSFPNEWLPVITRDLQTQTENDRPQQPYSDAYISGMSAKRRKIIQSDKPTATVECLIASGVQRAIQSAGLGANGSSSSSINTDSVIGTIAHDAAIQASYTDAVRNSVRERIKQDVDYKPSKYPQITKFAEQK, from the exons ATGATAATAAACCTCAAAGTTAAGACCCTAGATGCGCGCACCCACGAATTCAGCATCGACAATGAG ATCACGATACGTCAGTTCAAGGACCAAATAGCCGAAAAGACCAGCATTGCTGCCGAAAACCAGAGAATCATCTACCAGGGAAGGGTCCTAGCTGACGAGAAGCAAGTGAAGGAATATG ATGTGGACGGCAAGGTGCTCCATGTGGCCGAGCGCCCACCATTTTCTCAGCGTGGAGCCAACTCCCGGAATAACGATGAGCCCATGCGCACTTTCCGCAACCGGCCGCAGGCTGGAATGCGGACTTCGCCGTACTTCCGGGCTCTGGACGGAATGCTTGTTGGCACAATGGCTATACCCGTGAATAATGGTCCTGTTGCAACA ACACGCAATCCCCCCAATCGCTATCCCAACTCGTCGTCCTTCTGCATCAACCGCATCACCGTGGCCATGCACATGATCGATTGTGCCGCCAACATAGCCGCCTATCTGGAAAACCCCGCCGTGGGCCTGAACAACCAATCTCTGGATATCCTGCAGCGTGGTCGCTGGTCCATGGAATCCACTGTAGTCGAAGTGGGTGTCTCCTCCACGGATCTCCcacgcaacaacaacattattGACATGGTCCAGGATGCCGTGACAGCGGCCCTTTCGCGTACTGGAGCTCGAAACTACACCGTGGTTCAATTACCCACAGTTTACACCAACGAGAGCGGTGAAACTACCCAGCAACGTGCCGGCGAAGCGGCCAACGATGCAGCACCTTCCGGATCGGCTAACGAAGCCGGTGGCGAGACTACAGCCGCCACTGTCATCATAGAGGATGTGATTGAAACCGATGACGAGGCTGCCGATGGATCTTCAGACCGTTCGACAACTCCCACAGTAGAGGTGGATGTTGATGTAGCTGTTGGTGGTCAACCTGCTGCTGGTGCTACTGCTGCAACTTTCacccctgctgttgctgctgccgccagCTCAACCACAGGAAACGGCGGGGAGGCTGGAGCCGCTCCAGCTGCCGGAGAAGGCACTGTGAATGCAGGACCCAGGCGTCGCACTCGGCCTCAAGTATTGGCCCAAGTCATTCAGCACTTCCGTAACACCCAGACGCGTCTATCGCCATTTGTGGATCGCTACTATGATATCCTTCAGAATGATCCGACCTTCGAGGAAAGT GACACCACGGGGCGCGAGAATGCCCAGCGCATATTTGACCGGGTCTCAGAGGCCTTCCACTACCTCTCCCATGCCCAGCATGCGATTTCTGACCTGATGCTGGACCTTTCACAGCCAGGACCGCGGGTGCTCACCTGCCGACCGATTCTTGTCGAGCAAAGCGGCTACATACGCTCCAACAACATCTTTGCTCCCAACTTTTTGGCTCCACCACCGGGCCTCCTCAACGAGGTGGCCTTCAGGGCTGGGGCAGCAGCCAATGCTGCTACTACCAACAGAGCAGCCGCCCCGAACGCTGCAGCCACTTCGAATGCAACTACCACGCCGCAGGCCAACAATCTGCAGACTGCCACCGAAGCTAGTCGCAGCGCAGTGGCCATGGCTGAGATTGCCAGTCGGGCTGCTGGAGCCGCTGCTGAAATGGCGGCCGGAGCTGCCAGTGccgcggctgctgctgccgctgcagGTCTAGCCGGTATGGCTACCGACCGTGTAGAGGATCCCGTTGATGAGCCCATGGTGGTACCAAATGCAGCTAACCAAGGACAGCAGCCACGACCGAACGAAATGG ATCACGATCACGATCAAAGTGCTGATCAGATTCCTGATCAGACCAACGATCAAGAGCCCAGAGCAGCTCCTCCCAGGCTGCGTGTTTATGTGCCAGTGACCCTGCCACCGCCCA ATCCTCAGCTGGAGATGGCGCGACTCATCCAGGCAGTGGTCAACAGGGCCACCAACAACGAGACGAACGACGTGCATGTGGAGTTCAACTCGCCCAACATTATGTCCATTAACTTGCCCGTACACGTGATGACCGCCGCCGTGCGTCCGCCCTCTGCAGCGGCGGCTGCTGCTACTCCCACATCTGCTGCACCGGAAGAGGCCTCTGCAGACAATTCCTCACCAGCTGGGAACGGAGAAGCCGGTGCAGCCTCCACATCAAGCGGCACACGCAGCGGAGAACAGCGCGCCAATACTTTACCGACTACGTCCACCCAAACACGGTCCACTTCGCGGCCCCAGATTCAGATTggcggcaacaacaattggGGCAGCCGCATCGCACCCACGCACACGGCCTTCGATCGCTTCCTACCCTGCAACAGTCATCATATTCGGGAGCCGGAACCACAGAATAACAACAACGCATCGGGCAGCTCTAACAACAATCGCAGCACCGCCGCCGCCCCCGCTGTGGGAACCGCCGTCGTGCTGCCGACATCCACAGTTGGTGCACGTCCTG CTCCGGCAGGCAGCGCCCCAGTCGCCCCAGAAGGAGTGACCCCAGCGGCGTCGGCTACGGCCTCGGCCCCAGCCCCAGCTCCAGCCACCATCCCAGCAGCTGCTCCATCCCAGGCGGCTCCTTCAACGCCCATTATCAGTGCGCCCGCTCCCGCCCAACCCGCCGCGGATTCGAGCGACCTGCGCGCCCAGTTGTGCAGCTTCCTCAACGACAGACTGTTCGCCGGGGTGCCCATCAACGAGCAGACCATCCCCGCGGCTCTCGATCGCGCCCTGGAGTGGTTCGGCGACAGCCTAATCTACCTGGCGCAGTACGAGCGGCCAAAATACATCGCTAGGGACTCGGTGTGCAACGTTCTACGGTACAGCTTTCGACGAATTATTGAGCTCTGCAGTGAAGCTCCGGGCACCAGTTCGGACGCACAGTTCAAGGACAGGCTCAAAAATACTCTTCTCACGTTCCGCATGACCCTCTTTAGCGTCCTCATATTTTGCCTGGGCTATGCCAATGCCGAGCTCTACTGGCGCCAGTTGATGCGCCTCCTGTCCACCCCACTGCGGTCCA ATTTCCGCGACGAAGCCCTTCAGTTCTTGTGCATCTACATTGATCCGAGAAATCCAGATGACTTAAATCCTGAGCTGATAAACAGCATGAGTGCAATGCAGTTTCTTGTCCTCCGCACGCCTGAAGGCCCACCAGCTTCGGCAGAGACAGAA caacagcagccgcagcatCAAGCACTGGACACCGACGTGGAAATGACTGAAGTGCCTGCCACCAGTAGCAGTAGCACACCAGGAGTAGCGGCAGACCCCCTGCCCGCCGTGATTGTGGGCTCAGAACCTTGGCACATGAGTTTCCCTAACGAATGGTTGCCTGTGATAACGCGTGACTTGCAGACACAGACTGAG AACGATCGCCCCCAGCAGCCTTACTCCGATGCCTATATATCAGGGATGTCGGCCAAGCGCCGCAAGATTATCCAGTCGGATAAGCCGACAGCCACTGTAGAATGTTTGATTGCTAGTGGCGTCCAGCGGGCCATTCAGAGCGCCGGCTTGGGAGCTAATGGAAGCAGCAGTTCCTCTATCAATACAGACTCCGTGATCGGTACCATTGCCCACGATGCCGCCATTCAGGCCTCGTACACGGATGCGGTGCGCAACAGTGTCCGGGAGCGGATCAAGCAGGACGTTGACTACAAGCCCAGCAAGTACCCGCAGATAACCAAGTTCGCCGAGCAGAAGTAG
- the LOC108127744 gene encoding large proline-rich protein BAG6 isoform X4 yields the protein MIINLKVKTLDARTHEFSIDNEITIRQFKDQIAEKTSIAAENQRIIYQGRVLADEKQVKEYDVDGKVLHVAERPPFSQRGANSRNNDEPMRTFRNRPQAGMRTSPYFRALDGMLVGTMAIPVNNGPVATTRNPPNRYPNSSSFCINRITVAMHMIDCAANIAAYLENPAVGLNNQSLDILQRGRWSMESTVVEVGVSSTDLPRNNNIIDMVQDAVTAALSRTGARNYTVVQLPTVYTNESGETTQQRAGEAANDAAPSGSANEAGGETTAATVIIEDVIETDDEAADGSSDRSTTPTVEVDVDVAVGGQPAAGATAATFTPAVAAAASSTTGNGGEAGAAPAAGEGTVNAGPRRRTRPQVLAQVIQHFRNTQTRLSPFVDRYYDILQNDPTFEESDTTGRENAQRIFDRVSEAFHYLSHAQHAISDLMLDLSQPGPRVLTCRPILVEQSGYIRSNNIFAPNFLAPPPGLLNEVAFRAGAAANAATTNRAAAPNAAATSNATTTPQANNLQTATEASRSAVAMAEIASRAAGAAAEMAAGAASAAAAAAAAGLAGMATDRVEDPVDEPMVVPNAANQGQQPRPNEMDHDHDQSADQIPDQTNDQEPRAAPPRLRVYVPVTLPPPNPQLEMARLIQAVVNRATNNETNDVHVEFNSPNIMSINLPVHVMTAAVRPPSAAAAAATPTSAAPEEASADNSSPAGNGEAGAASTSSGTRSGEQRANTLPTTSTQTRSTSRPQIQIGGNNNWGSRIAPTHTAFDRFLPCNSHHIREPEPQNNNNASGSSNNNRSTAAAPAVGTAVVLPTSTVGARPAPAGSAPVAPEGVTPAASATASAPAPAPATIPAAAPSQAAPSTPIISAPAPAQPAADSSDLRAQLCSFLNDRLFAGVPINEQTIPAALDRALEWFGDSLIYLAQYERPKYIARDSVCNVLRYSFRRIIELCSEAPGTSSDAQFKDRLKNTLLTFRMTLFSVLIFCLGYANAELYWRQLMRLLSTPLRSNFRDEALQFLCIYIDPRNPDDLNPELINSMSAMQFLVLRTPEGPPASAETEPFVAPPPLFNLQQQQQPQHQALDTDVEMTEVPATSSSSTPGVAADPLPAVIVGSEPWHMSFPNEWLPVITRDLQTQTENDRPQQPYSDAYISGMSAKRRKIIQSDKPTATVECLIASGVQRAIQSAGLGANGSSSSSINTDSVIGTIAHDAAIQASYTDAVRNSVRERIKQDVDYKPSKYPQITKFAEQK from the exons ATGATAATAAACCTCAAAGTTAAGACCCTAGATGCGCGCACCCACGAATTCAGCATCGACAATGAG ATCACGATACGTCAGTTCAAGGACCAAATAGCCGAAAAGACCAGCATTGCTGCCGAAAACCAGAGAATCATCTACCAGGGAAGGGTCCTAGCTGACGAGAAGCAAGTGAAGGAATATG ATGTGGACGGCAAGGTGCTCCATGTGGCCGAGCGCCCACCATTTTCTCAGCGTGGAGCCAACTCCCGGAATAACGATGAGCCCATGCGCACTTTCCGCAACCGGCCGCAGGCTGGAATGCGGACTTCGCCGTACTTCCGGGCTCTGGACGGAATGCTTGTTGGCACAATGGCTATACCCGTGAATAATGGTCCTGTTGCAACA ACACGCAATCCCCCCAATCGCTATCCCAACTCGTCGTCCTTCTGCATCAACCGCATCACCGTGGCCATGCACATGATCGATTGTGCCGCCAACATAGCCGCCTATCTGGAAAACCCCGCCGTGGGCCTGAACAACCAATCTCTGGATATCCTGCAGCGTGGTCGCTGGTCCATGGAATCCACTGTAGTCGAAGTGGGTGTCTCCTCCACGGATCTCCcacgcaacaacaacattattGACATGGTCCAGGATGCCGTGACAGCGGCCCTTTCGCGTACTGGAGCTCGAAACTACACCGTGGTTCAATTACCCACAGTTTACACCAACGAGAGCGGTGAAACTACCCAGCAACGTGCCGGCGAAGCGGCCAACGATGCAGCACCTTCCGGATCGGCTAACGAAGCCGGTGGCGAGACTACAGCCGCCACTGTCATCATAGAGGATGTGATTGAAACCGATGACGAGGCTGCCGATGGATCTTCAGACCGTTCGACAACTCCCACAGTAGAGGTGGATGTTGATGTAGCTGTTGGTGGTCAACCTGCTGCTGGTGCTACTGCTGCAACTTTCacccctgctgttgctgctgccgccagCTCAACCACAGGAAACGGCGGGGAGGCTGGAGCCGCTCCAGCTGCCGGAGAAGGCACTGTGAATGCAGGACCCAGGCGTCGCACTCGGCCTCAAGTATTGGCCCAAGTCATTCAGCACTTCCGTAACACCCAGACGCGTCTATCGCCATTTGTGGATCGCTACTATGATATCCTTCAGAATGATCCGACCTTCGAGGAAAGT GACACCACGGGGCGCGAGAATGCCCAGCGCATATTTGACCGGGTCTCAGAGGCCTTCCACTACCTCTCCCATGCCCAGCATGCGATTTCTGACCTGATGCTGGACCTTTCACAGCCAGGACCGCGGGTGCTCACCTGCCGACCGATTCTTGTCGAGCAAAGCGGCTACATACGCTCCAACAACATCTTTGCTCCCAACTTTTTGGCTCCACCACCGGGCCTCCTCAACGAGGTGGCCTTCAGGGCTGGGGCAGCAGCCAATGCTGCTACTACCAACAGAGCAGCCGCCCCGAACGCTGCAGCCACTTCGAATGCAACTACCACGCCGCAGGCCAACAATCTGCAGACTGCCACCGAAGCTAGTCGCAGCGCAGTGGCCATGGCTGAGATTGCCAGTCGGGCTGCTGGAGCCGCTGCTGAAATGGCGGCCGGAGCTGCCAGTGccgcggctgctgctgccgctgcagGTCTAGCCGGTATGGCTACCGACCGTGTAGAGGATCCCGTTGATGAGCCCATGGTGGTACCAAATGCAGCTAACCAAGGACAGCAGCCACGACCGAACGAAATGG ATCACGATCACGATCAAAGTGCTGATCAGATTCCTGATCAGACCAACGATCAAGAGCCCAGAGCAGCTCCTCCCAGGCTGCGTGTTTATGTGCCAGTGACCCTGCCACCGCCCA ATCCTCAGCTGGAGATGGCGCGACTCATCCAGGCAGTGGTCAACAGGGCCACCAACAACGAGACGAACGACGTGCATGTGGAGTTCAACTCGCCCAACATTATGTCCATTAACTTGCCCGTACACGTGATGACCGCCGCCGTGCGTCCGCCCTCTGCAGCGGCGGCTGCTGCTACTCCCACATCTGCTGCACCGGAAGAGGCCTCTGCAGACAATTCCTCACCAGCTGGGAACGGAGAAGCCGGTGCAGCCTCCACATCAAGCGGCACACGCAGCGGAGAACAGCGCGCCAATACTTTACCGACTACGTCCACCCAAACACGGTCCACTTCGCGGCCCCAGATTCAGATTggcggcaacaacaattggGGCAGCCGCATCGCACCCACGCACACGGCCTTCGATCGCTTCCTACCCTGCAACAGTCATCATATTCGGGAGCCGGAACCACAGAATAACAACAACGCATCGGGCAGCTCTAACAACAATCGCAGCACCGCCGCCGCCCCCGCTGTGGGAACCGCCGTCGTGCTGCCGACATCCACAGTTGGTGCACGTCCTG CTCCGGCAGGCAGCGCCCCAGTCGCCCCAGAAGGAGTGACCCCAGCGGCGTCGGCTACGGCCTCGGCCCCAGCCCCAGCTCCAGCCACCATCCCAGCAGCTGCTCCATCCCAGGCGGCTCCTTCAACGCCCATTATCAGTGCGCCCGCTCCCGCCCAACCCGCCGCGGATTCGAGCGACCTGCGCGCCCAGTTGTGCAGCTTCCTCAACGACAGACTGTTCGCCGGGGTGCCCATCAACGAGCAGACCATCCCCGCGGCTCTCGATCGCGCCCTGGAGTGGTTCGGCGACAGCCTAATCTACCTGGCGCAGTACGAGCGGCCAAAATACATCGCTAGGGACTCGGTGTGCAACGTTCTACGGTACAGCTTTCGACGAATTATTGAGCTCTGCAGTGAAGCTCCGGGCACCAGTTCGGACGCACAGTTCAAGGACAGGCTCAAAAATACTCTTCTCACGTTCCGCATGACCCTCTTTAGCGTCCTCATATTTTGCCTGGGCTATGCCAATGCCGAGCTCTACTGGCGCCAGTTGATGCGCCTCCTGTCCACCCCACTGCGGTCCA ATTTCCGCGACGAAGCCCTTCAGTTCTTGTGCATCTACATTGATCCGAGAAATCCAGATGACTTAAATCCTGAGCTGATAAACAGCATGAGTGCAATGCAGTTTCTTGTCCTCCGCACGCCTGAAGGCCCACCAGCTTCGGCAGAGACAGAA CCCTTTGTGGCGCCTCCACCTCTTTTTAAtctccagcagcaacagcagccgcagcatCAAGCACTGGACACCGACGTGGAAATGACTGAAGTGCCTGCCACCAGTAGCAGTAGCACACCAGGAGTAGCGGCAGACCCCCTGCCCGCCGTGATTGTGGGCTCAGAACCTTGGCACATGAGTTTCCCTAACGAATGGTTGCCTGTGATAACGCGTGACTTGCAGACACAGACTGAG AACGATCGCCCCCAGCAGCCTTACTCCGATGCCTATATATCAGGGATGTCGGCCAAGCGCCGCAAGATTATCCAGTCGGATAAGCCGACAGCCACTGTAGAATGTTTGATTGCTAGTGGCGTCCAGCGGGCCATTCAGAGCGCCGGCTTGGGAGCTAATGGAAGCAGCAGTTCCTCTATCAATACAGACTCCGTGATCGGTACCATTGCCCACGATGCCGCCATTCAGGCCTCGTACACGGATGCGGTGCGCAACAGTGTCCGGGAGCGGATCAAGCAGGACGTTGACTACAAGCCCAGCAAGTACCCGCAGATAACCAAGTTCGCCGAGCAGAAGTAG